The genomic DNA TTTTCCTTCCTCTTTTTTTGTATTAATATCAAGAAAGTTATATCTTATTTTTTTATTTTGTTTACTTTCATAATCATAATATTCAAATAATAATCCTTTAAATCCATTCTCAAAGATTAATCGTTCAAATATTTCCTTTATTAATTCTTCAGATATTTCATTGTCAATATTTTTTATAGTTTCTATGATAACGTTAATTTCTATATTTCTTTTACCTGAAAGTGTTTCATTGAATATATAAATCAACATTAATATCCCCAATGAAAATGAACGTGAAGGTGATATCTTCTTGAATGATGTGAGGTTTTTGTATAATGCTATAAATTCTCCAATATTTAATATTCTTTCCTGAAATGTTTTATACATCTTTTATCACCAGATTTTTCAATTGTTGATAATCAATAGCTTCCTGTGGAATAACCCTTTTTTCTTTTACTATTGATATTAATTTTTTTAAATATTCGTCCTTTGTTTCAAATTTTATTTTATTTTTCACTTTTGTATCTCTTGATTTTCGTTTTAACATTAAATTATATCCTTCTTTCCACGGATAAATATTATACTCATTATATCGTTCAATTAATTTTATAAGTATTAATATTCCATCATAATCTATATCTCCCCAATAATAAAATATGGTGTTTTTCGGAACATACTCATATATAAACTCAAAGCTTCGCAATATCTTTTTTCCTTCACCAAATATCACTGCATCAAACGGAATTATATTTTCTTTTGATAATAAATAAAAATTGTAGAAGGGTGTTTGATTTTCAGAAATTAATACTTTTTTCATATCCGGTTTAAATGTAAATATATAAAATGGTTCTCTTGAATCAAAGGTATATAAATCCTTTTTTATATTTATTTTTATATTTTTCAATACTTTTAATATTCTTTTATTTTTTTCAAATGCTTTTTCATCATTAAATATTTCATAGGCCCTTTCTCTTGTAGCAACAGGTTCTTTTTTTTCGCTTTTTAAAAATTGATCTATTTTTAAAATAATTTCTTTATCTTTTTGATATTCGTTCATATGGTTTAAATAGTAATTTATATTAATTTTTGGATGTAATATAAATAAATTATCTTTTTTATTTATTATATTTATTCTAAATTTTTCCGGCAAAGAGGGATATCTTCCATTTTCTTTTTTGTTTTTTATCGGAATTAGTATTTTTTCATCTATTAATTTTTTAATTTCATTATATAATATTTCATATTCTATATTAATGTTTTTTTCTATTTCTTCATAGGTTATGTATTTTTTACTATATTTTTCAAGATATTTTTTTATTTGCATTTTATCACCATTCCACGTAATACCCTTTTTCAAATGTCTCTGTTTTTTGTTTTCTTGAAATTTTTAAAATATTACTCAATCCTGTACTTTTTACAAGTACAAGGCTATAATTATAATTAAAATATTTAGATATATTTACATCATTATGTGCGGTAAAGGTGATAAATTGAGCATTATTTTTTTTCATAAGTATCATTAATGGAGATAATATATGTTCGGAACTCGCTTTTCCAAATGGATTATCAGCTATTATAATCATAGAACCACCTATGTTATTTTTCATTACTTTTGTAATCGATATATATATTGCAAAAAATGCAAAAAATTTTTCTCCACCTGACCATGAAGATACATTTTCCAGAAAATACCATCTTGGATTTTCAAAGGATTTATCCGGTTTTAAGATTTTTATTTTTATAGGGGCACCATTGGTTATTTTCAATAAATTAAATATTGAAAAAGATGTATTTATATATTTTCTAATTTCTTCATTTTCTTTAAAATTATTACTTTCATTGTTTGTTATTATTTTTATTATTTCATCTATATAATCAGATATTCTGTTATATACATCTTCTTCATTATATCTATTTAACAGTATTTTTATTGTTTCTAATTTTTGGTCTTCAACTATTATTTCAGAAAATTTCGAAAGTTTTTTTAATGTTGAAATATACAAGGTTATTTCGCTTAATATATTTTTTATCATTTCTCTTTTGAATCTCATAGCTTTTTCTTTATATGATATCAATGTATTTATTTTTTTATCAATTATATCTTTAACTGTGTAATATAAACTTTTTGAGGTTTCATAATCATATTTAAAATCTGTTTTTTCATATAAAAATCCCATATTTACTATTAAATCAAAACCTTCTTCAGAAATCAACAATTTCATTTCCTGCCATCCATCGGAAATTTGATTTCTTTTTTCTTTTTCATTATCTTCCAGGATTTTTAATTGTTTTAATGTTTTTATAAAACTGTTGTGAAGCTCTTCTTTTTTAAATATTTCAAAATCTGTTATTATCTGTTTTTCAGGTTTTTTATAATTCTGTAGCAATTCCTCTTCGGTTTTTATATCTTTTATGATTTGTTCTAAGATATTCTTTGTTTTGTTAATATCTTCTATTAGCTTTGAATATAATTCTTTTTTAGTAGTCAGCTCTTCTTCGTATTTGCTATTTAATTCAATATACATTTCTTCTGTAAGTGTTGGAACATTATAATTTGTTATTTTGGTTTTTAATGAGTTTATTTCGTTTTCCAATATTCCGGTATTTCTGTTTAATTCGTCCACTATATTTCTATATTTTTTTATATTATTACGATAGTATTCTTCGCTTTTTAATTCTGTATTTTTTAAATATTCCAGCGTTTCAAATGTATAATTATATTTTTTTATTTTTATTAATTTTTTATTTATCTTTTTTTGAATCTTTTCTTTTCTGTTGTATAACTCGCGAGTATCTATTTCCTGAATCAGATATTCATATTTCGACTTTAAACTTTGAATATCTTCGTTTTCATATTTCCATTTATTCTTTTCATAAAAAGATAAATCATTGGAATATTCTGCTTTTTTTATGATTAAGTTCTCTTTTTCTTTATTAAGAAAAATTCTATTTTCATTAATTTCTTCAATATCATTTTTTAAATTTACAATTTTATCTTCTATATTATTTTTTTGCTTTGCTAGACGTTTTAAATATTCTTTTATTTGATATAAGTTTATTCCAAATCTATCATTTATAGCATTTTGAATCTCATTTAATTTATTCTGCTTTTTTTGAAAATCTCTTAACTTAATTTCTACTTCAATCAATTGTTTTCTTTTGTCACTAAGTTTATTCTTATAAATTTCTATTTTTTCTTTTGTTCTGGATATATTTAATAATTCTTCTTTATATTTTGAATTTAAATCTTCCAATATGTTTTCAAATTCTTTTTTCTTTTTTTCATCGTCGTTTCCATATATATTTTGAAATTTAACTATTATATTTTGATATTGATTTATCTGATCATAATCTTCTTTAATATTTTCTAAATTTTTTTCTATTTTTTCTTTTTTGCTTATGTATTTTTCTTTTAACTCTTCTATGGATATTTCACCTGAAATAAATTTATGATAATCATTCATTATAATCTGTATTCCAAATTTGCAAATTCCATCGTTTATTTCGAATTTATTAATGTCTTCTCTTGTTTGTATAAATACTATATCTGTATTTAAGTCAAAATTTTTTAATTTTTTCTCCAATTTTTTGATGTCCTTTT from Marinitoga hydrogenitolerans DSM 16785 includes the following:
- a CDS encoding Wadjet anti-phage system protein JetD domain-containing protein encodes the protein MQIKKYLEKYSKKYITYEEIEKNINIEYEILYNEIKKLIDEKILIPIKNKKENGRYPSLPEKFRINIINKKDNLFILHPKININYYLNHMNEYQKDKEIILKIDQFLKSEKKEPVATRERAYEIFNDEKAFEKNKRILKVLKNIKINIKKDLYTFDSREPFYIFTFKPDMKKVLISENQTPFYNFYLLSKENIIPFDAVIFGEGKKILRSFEFIYEYVPKNTIFYYWGDIDYDGILILIKLIERYNEYNIYPWKEGYNLMLKRKSRDTKVKNKIKFETKDEYLKKLISIVKEKRVIPQEAIDYQQLKNLVIKDV
- a CDS encoding coiled-coil domain-containing protein yields the protein MPKIDSFRIINVDYDNKAKKINDLYIKMNGKNTNIIIANGSGKTFIISLLFQTIIPGHVSAEGRDFETMLKDIEGTAHIAICHTLDNNKKLITGFAAKKTDRINYYNYTIEIPLNYTLKDIKYIKENGEVVEYNEFKDYLEKNKEVYNIKLFPETLKSEYRKYLESYRIFKSEWEMMSRTNKIEGGISEFISSSARKNTEKLLSQFIIPNITYSLKNKKINNEIAETFKNQIDNIRNLPIWEKQIEDGKKILKLFSNQINKLRELYDLQKEIHKKVYTLFEINKLLKQQKSEYENILIEKENFKFDIENEIEEISQKLINIKNGYLLYSLETSEKKLEEIIEQRNKYEKKISGFEEKINLKNALEEYFEYNELNSELNIISEEIEQKNSNVNIQEEIKKISSKLYDYYHNHIKNIDKKLLDTEFSIKNIELKHINLIKEISEKNNELKKIKKDIEYLNQKLSQISKIIDIEKNNILNKEINEKIKLKDNLEKNIEDLKIKINKEEKKVLEIENLSDNLKNKIKEIKKEYKEFKKNHEDIIALKKLYSINSFKMLYIKINDELRKMIIKMNTAEKQLNSIEILIDKIDKNKFIPIPETIEKIDYHLQNKNFYDYTIGYSLLKNNIENFKNPLLLNSIVVQEKDIKKLEKKLKNFDLNTDIVFIQTREDINKFEINDGICKFGIQIIMNDYHKFISGEISIEELKEKYISKKEKIEKNLENIKEDYDQINQYQNIIVKFQNIYGNDDEKKKKEFENILEDLNSKYKEELLNISRTKEKIEIYKNKLSDKRKQLIEVEIKLRDFQKKQNKLNEIQNAINDRFGINLYQIKEYLKRLAKQKNNIEDKIVNLKNDIEEINENRIFLNKEKENLIIKKAEYSNDLSFYEKNKWKYENEDIQSLKSKYEYLIQEIDTRELYNRKEKIQKKINKKLIKIKKYNYTFETLEYLKNTELKSEEYYRNNIKKYRNIVDELNRNTGILENEINSLKTKITNYNVPTLTEEMYIELNSKYEEELTTKKELYSKLIEDINKTKNILEQIIKDIKTEEELLQNYKKPEKQIITDFEIFKKEELHNSFIKTLKQLKILEDNEKEKRNQISDGWQEMKLLISEEGFDLIVNMGFLYEKTDFKYDYETSKSLYYTVKDIIDKKINTLISYKEKAMRFKREMIKNILSEITLYISTLKKLSKFSEIIVEDQKLETIKILLNRYNEEDVYNRISDYIDEIIKIITNNESNNFKENEEIRKYINTSFSIFNLLKITNGAPIKIKILKPDKSFENPRWYFLENVSSWSGGEKFFAFFAIYISITKVMKNNIGGSMIIIADNPFGKASSEHILSPLMILMKKNNAQFITFTAHNDVNISKYFNYNYSLVLVKSTGLSNILKISRKQKTETFEKGYYVEW